Proteins encoded together in one Musa acuminata AAA Group cultivar baxijiao chromosome BXJ3-6, Cavendish_Baxijiao_AAA, whole genome shotgun sequence window:
- the LOC135640200 gene encoding putative clathrin assembly protein At1g33340 yields the protein MLVTAKSKLWAALGSSKARHGGRKKKLLVRIQVAVAKCTGHGDVPIEDRYVDEILFLVSNAPVSAAFLSRRISARLAATRDPVVALKTLLLLHRLLRGGDRRFERDIGTLWSSGELEMDLSWCSHSFLVSYSSFLGDRMGWIINHAGMLEPIGAPQSHEEEEAESILHMISRCQVFLDRAMDCLPHEETPWPSQVMQSALDIILRESFRVYRSFCDGLAILGKSSGVLGILKEACIQTPRLHEFYENCKRRNLGKILDFPSVRIVTIDQVSSMRQHQNEVQENNVEESEASRSRFLWKLETKISQVWVAFDEEDSTTCVSSAGESRG from the coding sequence ATGCTCGTGACGGCGAAGAGCAAGCTTTGGGCAGCTCTGGGCTCGTCCAAAGCCCGCCATGGCGGCAGGAAGAAGAAGCTCCTCGTCCGGATACAGGTCGCCGTGGCGAAGTGCACCGGCCACGGCGACGTGCCCATCGAGGACAGGTACGTGGACGAGATCCTCTTCCTCGTCTCCAACGCTCCTGTTTCCGCTGCCTTCCTCTCGAGGAGGATTTCGGCGCGGCTGGCGGCCACACGAGACCCGGTGGTGGCCCTGAAGACCCTCCTGCTTCTCCACCGCCTCCTCCGGGGAGGCGACCGCCGATTCGAGCGGGACATAGGCACCCTGTGGTCGTCGGGAGAGCTCGAGATGGATCTGTCATGGTGCTCTCACTCTTTTCTCGTTAGCTACTCCTCGTTTCTGGGAGACAGGATGGGTTGGATCATAAACCACGCCGGTATGCTGGAGCCAATTGGGGCACCGCAATCGCACGAGGAAGAGGAAGCTGAATCGATCCTGCACATGATATCGAGATGCCAAGTGTTTCTCGATCGGGCTATGGATTGCCTGCCGCATGAGGAGACGCCATGGCCAAGCCAGGTGATGCAGTCAGCACTCGACATCATCCTGAGAGAAAGCTTTCGTGTTTATCGCAGCTTCTGTGATGGGCTAGCAATACTTGGGAAATCTTCAGGAGTTCTCGGCATCCTAAAAGAGGCATGCATCCAAACCCCCAGACTTCACGAGTTCTACGAGAATTGCAAGAGAAGAAACCTTGGGAAGATCTTAGACTTCCCGTCCGTTCGAATCGTCACCATAGACCAAGTATCATCCATGCGGCAGCATCAGAATGAGGTCCAGGAAAACAATGTGGAAGAAAGCGAAGCATCAAGAAGTAGGTTTTTGTGGAAGCTGGAGACGAAGATAAGCCAAGTATGGGTTGCATTCGATGAGGAAGATTCGACGACTTGTGTCAGCTCTGCCGGTGAGAGTCGTGGTTAG